In Nostoc piscinale CENA21, the genomic stretch GGTAAGGCGTAGGATGTAGCACCGGGAACCATATCAAGTGGTGTTTCTCCGCCTAAAGCCAGCACTAAGCGATCATACGCAATTTCTGGCCCGTCTTGTAATTGTACTCGTTGCTGGTCGGTGTCAATGCCTGAGACTACTGCTTGGTAAAAACGTACACCTGTACCTTGGAGAAGTTCGGCAAAGGGAGGCGCAATTTCCCAAGTTTGCAATTCACCTGTAAGCAATTCGTAGAGTAAGGGGGAAAATAGAAAGCGATCGCTTTGATCTACCAGTACAATTTCGGGTTTTTGCTGCGATTCCCAAGGTAACTGGCTTAAGCGCAACGCTGTGTAGAGACCACCAAAGCCTCCACCAAGGATTAAAATTCTCTGAGTTGGTTGAGTCATCATTTGTATGGGATGGTTAATCCCAGTCGTCCATCTACCTCTCAGTGTAATGATTTTAGGACTTACTCACAAAGATTTCCTCTGGAGATTGGATGAAAGGGTGTAGGGGTTGTCAGGGTTTTAGATACATACACCCCTATACCCTCATACCCTCACACCCATTCTTCTGAGTTAATTACCACCAGAAGTCACTGCTTTATTGTGTACGGCGGTATCTTCAGCTTTTCTGTGCCATTCGCCATTTTGACTTTGTTCGTATTCGTTTCGTACACTATTCCAAGCAACGTTAGTAGCACCTTCTTCACTTAATCCATCACGTTGGGAAGCGTTGAAAGCAGCAAAGAAAATTTGTTGAGCGTGTTGAGGAAGTTTATCTTGAATATCTTGGGGTAATTCTTCTATTTTGTTGTAAGGCATACACTAACTCCAGTAACTTTAACCTAGGTCAATCCTAGAAAATTTAGTTATGAAACTTCCTCTGACTTTCAGTAGAAATAGATAACAAATATAAATAGGTCAACAGAAATATTTATTTTGCATCAACAAGCGATCGCTACACTATGACTTTTTTGTGTTGTAAAGGCTTCTTTCCTACTCTCCACCCCCTATCTACACAAGTAGATTCCCATAGCAGTTTTAAATGAATTACAAATATTTATCCCTTGTCTACCTTGTCTCTTTTATTCACATATCAAACCAGATTTATATACATTACAGGCTCACATAATCGCGCCATTTATCTAGCATCTTGGCACTTATACCTGGAATACGCTCTAAATCTTGGAGTGATGTAAATTTTTGTTGTTGACGCGCAATGATTATCTTTTGGGCTAACTTTTTACCCACACCAGGAAGAGTAGTTAATTCTTCTAGACTAGCTGTGTTGAGATTGATTTTTTGGGTGATGTAATTTTGACTGGAAGTTGGCACAGATATTGTCGGACATTTTTTTTGTTTCTGCTTGAATTTTTGCTTGAATTTCTGATGGTAAACTAATTTGCGCTTTGGCATAAAGACGGGCAAATTCTCGCACATAATGAGCCGCAACTGTAGGATTATCAATCACTATCAATGTTTCATCGTTGCCATTGTTAGCTGCGTCTGACCAATTATGCGAACCTGTGATGACTATTTGATTATCAATAATTGAGAATTTATGATGAAGTAAATCACCTTTGGCTAATACAGGTACACCCACACTATTAATTGGTTTTGACCAAGGTTTATTGTCAGTTTCATACTTACATTTATTACTCAAAGCCACTCCCAGCATATCTAAGGCTTCGCTGTAATAACGAAAAGCAAATTGAGCATCAATTAAAGCGCGAACATCTACATTTTGCTGATGACGTTGTTCTAAAACATTCGCAAGTTGCTGTTCAGAAAAGACAAATAATGCCAAATATATTGATTTACTAGCAGCATTCAAATTTTCCCCAATTAACCCATTACTAGTTTGACTCCAAGGTTGAGTAGGAGAAGCCGGAGAAAATTGGACTGTAATTTTACTATCACCCACAGTTATTTGTTGGGGAGGACGCAGTGGTTTTTTAATGCCAAATCTGCTGTCTGTTTTACCTCCAGGGCCATCACCCCACATAATATTAAACTCTTGGGTAAACACATTTGCTAATTCTGGACTATCAATTTTGAGTAAATTATTAGCATTACCTAAACTGCTAGGATTGCTGAAATCGCCTGAAGTGTCAC encodes the following:
- a CDS encoding ChaB family protein — translated: MPYNKIEELPQDIQDKLPQHAQQIFFAAFNASQRDGLSEEGATNVAWNSVRNEYEQSQNGEWHRKAEDTAVHNKAVTSGGN